The Trueperaceae bacterium genome has a window encoding:
- a CDS encoding deoxynucleoside kinase: MSLIVIEGPIGVGKTSLARILAERLGARLLLEVVEENPFLARFYEDKERYAFQTEAFFLLSRFKQHAELSQAALFQRHTVSDYIFDKTFLFASLNLHGDEFELYRTLFDQLRSRLPDPDLTVYLRAEPDLLLRRIAKRGRAFESGMSADYLAEVTAAYDEYFDGARFPVEVVDAGAIDFVEDEGDREALVARVLARLEAVPS, encoded by the coding sequence ATGTCGCTCATCGTGATCGAGGGCCCCATCGGCGTGGGGAAGACCAGCCTGGCGCGCATCCTCGCCGAGCGGCTGGGGGCGCGGCTGCTCCTCGAGGTCGTCGAGGAGAACCCGTTCCTGGCCCGCTTCTACGAGGACAAGGAGCGCTACGCCTTCCAGACCGAGGCCTTCTTCCTGCTCTCCCGCTTCAAGCAGCACGCCGAGCTCTCGCAGGCCGCCCTCTTCCAGCGGCACACCGTCTCCGACTACATCTTCGACAAGACGTTCCTCTTCGCGTCGCTGAACCTGCACGGCGACGAGTTCGAGCTGTACCGCACGCTCTTCGACCAGCTCCGCTCGCGCCTGCCCGACCCCGACCTCACCGTCTACCTGCGCGCCGAGCCCGACCTGCTCCTGAGGCGCATCGCCAAGCGCGGACGCGCGTTCGAGTCGGGCATGAGCGCCGACTACCTGGCCGAGGTCACCGCCGCCTACGACGAGTACTTCGACGGGGCGCGCTTCCCTGTGGAGGTCGTCGACGCGGGGGCCATCGACTTCGTGGAGGACGAGGGCGACCGCGAGGCGCTCGTCGCCCGCGTGCTCGCGCGGCTCGAGGCCGTGCCGTCGTGA
- a CDS encoding UDP-N-acetylmuramoyl-L-alanyl-D-glutamate--2,6-diaminopimelate ligase, translated as MRLSALLSRAAARAPEALGEVPDAVRERDPEVTAVVQDHRRAGPGALFVARTGERFDGHAFAAEAVARGAVAVVGDAPQERVAGLGEAPYVRVPDAKRALPHLAAAHAGHPSERLRVVGVTGTDGKTTTSFLVAHLLGARHATGLISTAAVRLGGEELPLEGHFTTPEAPEVQGLLARFLAAGASHVVLESSSHGFSQHRLDAVAYAAGVVTNVSPEHLDHHGTFAAYVDAKATLVRRARAAVLNADDEGYAAFLAAAREAGTRVVTYGEAADADVRLLGVAERPGALDLTLDALGERVSARLPMVGRYNAWNAAGAVAAAVLEGVPAAEAAASLAGFPGVPGRMQVVATEPFTVIVDFAHTPPALAKALAAVGRQGAHTIVVVGSAGERDPGKRAPLGEAAVRGADVAVLTEEDSRSEPVEAILAAMAAGAEAAGGVPGETYHLVPDRREAIALAYRLARPGDVVVLAGKGHERTLERYDEVLPWDEARVARELLPPGAS; from the coding sequence GTGCGGCTGTCGGCGCTCCTGTCCCGGGCCGCCGCGCGCGCCCCCGAGGCGCTGGGCGAGGTGCCGGACGCGGTCCGCGAGCGCGACCCCGAGGTCACCGCCGTGGTGCAGGACCACAGGCGCGCCGGGCCGGGCGCGCTCTTCGTGGCACGGACGGGGGAGCGCTTCGACGGCCACGCGTTCGCCGCCGAGGCCGTCGCGCGCGGGGCCGTCGCCGTGGTGGGCGACGCGCCGCAGGAGCGCGTGGCGGGGCTCGGGGAGGCGCCCTACGTGCGCGTGCCCGACGCGAAGCGCGCGCTGCCGCACCTGGCCGCCGCGCACGCGGGCCACCCGTCGGAGCGCCTGCGGGTCGTCGGGGTCACAGGCACCGACGGCAAGACCACGACGAGCTTCCTGGTCGCCCACCTGCTCGGCGCGCGTCACGCCACCGGGCTCATCAGCACGGCCGCGGTGCGCCTCGGCGGCGAGGAGCTGCCCCTCGAGGGCCACTTCACGACGCCCGAGGCGCCCGAGGTGCAGGGCCTCCTCGCCCGCTTCCTCGCGGCCGGCGCCAGCCACGTCGTCCTCGAGTCGAGCTCGCACGGCTTCTCGCAGCACCGCCTCGACGCCGTCGCCTACGCCGCTGGCGTCGTCACCAACGTCTCGCCCGAGCACCTGGACCACCACGGCACGTTCGCGGCCTACGTGGACGCGAAGGCCACGCTCGTGCGCCGGGCGCGGGCGGCCGTCCTCAACGCCGACGACGAGGGCTACGCGGCGTTCCTGGCGGCGGCGCGGGAGGCCGGGACGCGCGTGGTGACCTACGGTGAGGCCGCCGACGCCGACGTGAGGCTGCTCGGCGTCGCGGAGCGTCCGGGGGCGCTCGACCTGACCCTCGACGCGCTCGGCGAGCGGGTCTCCGCGCGGCTGCCGATGGTCGGTCGCTACAACGCCTGGAACGCCGCCGGCGCGGTGGCGGCAGCGGTGCTGGAGGGCGTGCCGGCCGCGGAGGCGGCGGCCTCCCTGGCCGGCTTCCCCGGCGTGCCCGGGCGCATGCAGGTCGTCGCCACCGAGCCCTTCACCGTCATCGTCGACTTCGCCCACACGCCGCCCGCCCTCGCGAAGGCGCTGGCCGCGGTCGGGCGTCAGGGCGCCCACACGATCGTGGTGGTCGGGTCGGCCGGCGAGCGCGACCCCGGCAAGCGCGCGCCGCTGGGCGAGGCGGCCGTGCGCGGCGCCGACGTCGCCGTCCTCACCGAGGAGGACAGCCGCTCCGAGCCGGTCGAGGCGATCCTGGCGGCCATGGCCGCGGGCGCGGAGGCCGCCGGGGGCGTCCCGGGCGAGACCTACCACCTGGTGCCCGACAGGCGCGAGGCCATCGCCCTGGCCTACCGGCTGGCGCGCCCCGGCGACGTGGTGGTCCTCGCCGGCAAGGGCCACGAGCGCACGCTCGAGCGCTACGACGAGGTGCTGCCGTGGGACGAGGCGCGCGTCGCGCGGGAGCTGCTGCCGCCGGGCGCGAGCTGA
- a CDS encoding deoxynucleoside kinase, which produces MKQQDGGLYVAVAGNIGAGKSTLTRILSERYHLSPVFEAVDENPYLADFYADMRRYAFHSQVFFLASRLRQHLREVNPGRRVIQDRTVYEDANVFARLLAEDGLLDARDHASYTLLYDAVASALRPPDLLIYLRASLPTLKAHIRQRGRDYEADIDDAYLQRLGELYERWIEDYSLSPVVVVPGDDLDFVGDERDLALVLDLLERHGLTPPMVR; this is translated from the coding sequence GTGAAGCAGCAGGACGGCGGTCTCTACGTCGCGGTCGCCGGCAACATCGGCGCCGGCAAGTCGACGCTCACGCGCATCCTCTCGGAGCGGTACCACCTCTCCCCCGTCTTCGAGGCCGTCGACGAGAACCCCTACCTCGCCGACTTCTACGCCGACATGCGGCGCTACGCCTTCCACTCGCAGGTCTTCTTCCTCGCCTCGCGTCTGCGGCAGCACCTGCGCGAGGTGAACCCGGGCCGGCGCGTGATCCAGGACCGCACGGTGTACGAGGACGCGAACGTCTTCGCCAGGCTCCTCGCCGAGGACGGGCTCCTCGACGCGCGCGACCACGCCAGCTACACGCTGCTCTACGACGCCGTCGCCTCGGCCCTCAGGCCGCCGGACCTGCTCATCTACCTGCGGGCGTCGCTGCCGACCCTCAAGGCGCACATCAGGCAGCGGGGGCGCGACTACGAGGCCGACATCGACGACGCCTACCTCCAGCGCTTGGGCGAGCTCTACGAGCGCTGGATCGAGGACTACTCGCTCTCCCCCGTCGTCGTCGTGCCGGGCGACGACCTCGACTTCGTCGGCGACGAGAGGGACCTGGCGCTGGTCCTCGACCTGCTCGAGCGGCACGGCCTCACCCCGCCGATGGTGCGCTGA
- a CDS encoding thymidine phosphorylase, which yields MQEQGFRALDLILAKKAGGEHAAHELSRLVDGFVAGEVPDYQMAAWLMAVCWRGMTPRETADLTLAMARSGEQLDLSDLPHAVDKHSTGGVGDKTTLVLAPLLASLGATVAKMSGRGLGHTGGTVDKLESIPGFRVDLSEEEFRRQAREVGVVVTGQSKDLAPADGLIYALRDVTGTVESLPLIASSIMSKKLAGGARSIVLDVKVGSGAFMRTEPEARELALAMTAIGRHAGRDVTAVLSRMSEPLGRAVGHALEVNEAMECLRGGGPADLHELCVVLASQVLARTGLAADRAAVERALDDGRAYERFERWVAAQGGDVASLGALPLAPDQELVRAPRAGVIAACEARSVGEAVGLLGGGRARKGDAVDHGVGVVLHAKVGDAVAAGEPVATLYHRGGKGLGAAAARVRAALTVADAAEPLPLIVAEGLGL from the coding sequence ATGCAGGAGCAGGGCTTCCGCGCGCTCGACCTGATCCTCGCCAAGAAGGCCGGCGGCGAGCACGCCGCCCACGAGCTGTCGCGGCTCGTCGACGGCTTCGTGGCCGGGGAGGTCCCCGACTACCAGATGGCCGCCTGGCTGATGGCCGTGTGCTGGCGCGGCATGACGCCGCGGGAGACGGCCGACCTGACGCTGGCGATGGCGCGTTCGGGCGAGCAGCTCGACCTCTCCGACCTGCCCCACGCCGTGGACAAGCACTCGACGGGGGGCGTGGGCGACAAGACGACGCTGGTCCTGGCGCCGCTCCTGGCCAGCCTCGGCGCCACGGTCGCGAAGATGTCCGGCCGCGGCCTGGGGCACACCGGCGGCACCGTCGACAAGCTCGAGAGCATCCCAGGCTTCCGCGTCGACCTGAGCGAGGAGGAGTTCAGGCGCCAGGCGCGCGAGGTGGGCGTCGTCGTGACCGGCCAGTCGAAGGACCTCGCGCCCGCCGACGGCCTCATCTACGCCCTGCGCGACGTCACGGGCACGGTCGAGTCGCTGCCGCTGATCGCGTCGAGCATCATGAGCAAGAAGCTCGCCGGCGGCGCGAGGAGCATCGTGCTCGACGTCAAGGTGGGCTCGGGAGCCTTCATGCGCACCGAGCCGGAGGCCCGCGAGCTGGCGCTGGCGATGACCGCGATAGGCCGCCACGCCGGTCGCGACGTCACGGCCGTGCTCTCCCGCATGTCGGAGCCGCTCGGCCGCGCCGTGGGCCACGCCCTCGAGGTGAACGAGGCCATGGAGTGCCTGCGGGGCGGCGGACCCGCCGACCTGCACGAGCTCTGCGTGGTGCTGGCCTCGCAGGTGCTGGCGCGCACAGGGCTGGCGGCCGACCGCGCCGCGGTGGAGCGGGCCCTCGACGACGGACGCGCCTACGAGCGCTTCGAGCGCTGGGTCGCCGCGCAGGGCGGCGACGTGGCGTCGCTCGGCGCGCTGCCGCTGGCGCCCGACCAGGAGCTGGTGCGGGCGCCGCGCGCCGGCGTGATCGCCGCCTGCGAGGCGCGGTCGGTCGGCGAGGCCGTCGGCCTCCTGGGCGGCGGGCGCGCGCGCAAGGGCGACGCCGTCGACCACGGCGTGGGGGTGGTGCTCCACGCCAAGGTGGGCGACGCCGTCGCCGCTGGCGAGCCCGTCGCGACGCTCTACCACCGGGGCGGCAAGGGCCTAGGGGCGGCCGCCGCGCGCGTACGGGCCGCCCTGACCGTCGCCGACGCGGCCGAGCCGCTCCCCCTGATCGTCGCGGAGGGCCTGGGTCTCTAG